The Montipora capricornis isolate CH-2021 chromosome 1, ASM3666992v2, whole genome shotgun sequence genome contains a region encoding:
- the LOC138057229 gene encoding uncharacterized protein: MGIPLVVGSGNVRIYVDMCRANVAIKRHPIPTIEEVLHDNNGSTVFSKLDPSSQGITHSEENVASILNASPPQGASQLKSFVQLVQYSAEDKGDVEVNPGPVLTRSKSKAPSSLTTSICQGLKLCHWNIEHLTDRKFEEIKVMFSKEFNDFDVVYLTETFCTSKIPDSFYYISGCALYRKDRLRTKGGGILAFVNNMVVANRRPDLEADGIESLCLEVCPYKSKHSLFIGGIYRPPSYKSADDKRLAKNIENVYLKNKEIILLGNFNVDYLTSTKFKKHWLIKTLCNLHLVQLVNAITRPLSDICLDHIWSSHPERMNTIRTISSGLSYHLPVVAIRTFKRETKNGKEHATITYWDFKKLNKEQLNNALKDAPWDSAFIFEDSNDVLDAWYKIFEDVVNTHLQLKHKWVKRKILLKWFSSEISQEIKQRDKLLRNARQTKSANDWLKYKQARNRVSKLIRTTKETYFNKKMKENKHDSKKLWNLIKCLINGTDSSRDCIKRLKEGDGFLTEKLDIANELNNFFVNQPKDLLHEHDLGSDPDPESIDPNSLSSESALNIPYITNKEVAEILVSIPPHKATGDDGISAKLLRIAANSISNSLRRLINHCIVTATFPSKWKIAKVTPIFKGQGSKDEKCNYTPISVLPILSKVFKKHSCKSF; encoded by the exons ATGGGTATCCCACTGGTTGTGGGCAGTGGCAATGTTAGGATTTATGTGGACATGTGCAGAGCAAATGTAGCAATAAAAAGACACCCAATTCCTACGATTGAAGAAGTCTTGCACGATAACAATGGTTCAACTGTGTTCTCGAAACTCGATCCCAG CAGCCAAGGTATCACACATAGTGAGGAGAACGTGGCCTCCATCCTGAATGCCAGTCCTCCCCAAGGTGCTTCGCAGCTCAAGTCTTTTGTTCAACTTGTGCAGTATTCAGCTGAGGACAAAG GTGATGTGGAAGTAAATCCTGGTCCTGTCCTAACCAGAAGTAAGTCAAAAGCGCCGTCTTCCTTAACAACATCTATATGTCAGGGATTGAAACTTTGTCATTGGAATATTGAACATCTCACTGACAGAAAGTTCGAGGAGATAAAAGTCATGTTCTCGAAGGAATTCAACGACTTCGATGTAGTTTATCTCACTGAGACTTTTtgtaccagcaaaataccggaCTCATTTTATTACATTTCTGGCTGTGCACTTTACAGAAAAGACAGACTTCGTACAAAGGGCGGAGGGATTTTGGCTTTCGTAAACAACATGGTCGTTGCCAATAGAAGGCCTGACCTTGAAGCTGACGGCATTGAATCACTTTGCTTAGAAGTTTGCCCCTACAAGTCTAAGCATTCACTTTTTATTGGAGGCATCTATCGACCACCCTCGTACAAAAGTGCGGATGACAAGAGATTAGCAAAAAATATTGAGAATGTCTATCTCAAGAATaaggaaattattttattgGGTAATTTTAATGTCGACTACTTAACCTCCACTAAATTCAAGAAACACTGGCTTATAAAAACACTGTGTAATTTGCATCTGGTCCAGCTCGTTAACGCAATTACCAGGCCTTTGTCAGACATTTGTTTAGATCACATTTGGAGCAGTCATCCTGAACGAATGAACACCATCAGAACAATATCATCCGGTTTGTCTTATCATCTTCCTGTTGTTGCAATAAGGACATTCAAGCGTGAGACTAAAAATGGAAAAGAACATGCGACTATAACCTACTGGGACTTTAAAAAGCTCAACAAAGAGCAGTTGAATAATGCTTTGAAAGATGCCCCTTGGGATTCTGCGTTCATCTTTGAAGACTCTAATGATGTCCTTGATGCATGGTATAAAATCTTTGAAGATGTTGTAAACACACATCTGCAACTTAAACACAAATGggttaaaaggaaaattctaCTGAAATGGTTCTCAAGTGAAATATCCCAAGAAATAAAGCAAAGAGATAAGCTACTGCGAAACGCAAGGCAAACCAAATCTGCCAATGACTGGCTGAAGTATAAACAAGCAAGAAATCGAGTATCAAAATTGATAAGGACAACTAAAGAGACTTATTTCAATAAAAAGATGAAGGAAAATAAGCACGATTCAAAAAAGTTGTGGAACCTAATCAAGTGTCTAATTAATGGTACTGACTCTAGTCGTGATTGCATCAAACGTCTTAAAGAAGGAGATGGGTTTTTGACAGAAAAACTGGACATTGCTAATGAATTGAATAACTTTTTTGTTAATCAGCCAAAAGATCTGTTACATGAGCATGATCTTGGCAGCGATCCTGATCCTGAATCGATTGATCCTAACAGCTTATCAAGTGAAAGCGCACTTAATATTCCATATATAACTAATAAAGAAGTCGCTGAGATCCTAGTATCTATACCACCACACAAGGCTACAGGAGATGACGGGATCAGTGCTAAGCTATTAAGGATTGCGGCAAACTCTATATCAAACTCTTTGCGTAGGCTGATCAACCATTGTATAGTTACTGCGACTTTCCCTTCTAAATGGAAAATCGCTAAAGTGACTCCGATTTTTAAAGGACAAGGAAGTAAGGACGAGAAATGCAATTATACACCGATTTCTGTTTTGCCTATTCTTTCCAAAGTCTTTAAAAAGCATAGCTGTAAATCTTTTTAA
- the LOC138057241 gene encoding uncharacterized protein, with the protein MLSWVLIDSGASCNLIDPATWELLKKMESSLSQGNQAKSCLLMGRTILLKRLEHSEKKLDGEVSGKYCEDEFSVVEGPGRLLLGKDTVEKSSALRADPMENEVCLLTTEDDDAHFLDKYADIFTGVGKLRDFRLKLHVKENVTPIAQLVRSLPFGLRSKVAEKLEG; encoded by the coding sequence ATGTTATCGTGGGTGCTTATTGATTCGGGTGCATCTTGTAATCTCATAGATCCTGCAACTTGGGAATTGCTAAAGAAAATGGAATCCAGTCTTAGTCAAGGAAATCAAGCAAAAAGCTGTTTGCTTATGGGCAGAACGATCCTATTGAAGCGATTGGAACATTCCGAGAAGAAATTGGATGGCGAGGTCAGTGGCAAGTATTGTGAAGATGAGTTCTCAGTTGTGGAAGGTCCAGGGAGATTGCTGCTTGGAAAGGACACTGTGGAGAAATCAAGTGCGCTAAGGGCTGATCCTATGGAAAATGAAGTTTGTTTGCTAACTACCGAGGATGATGATGCTCATTTCCTTGATAAGTATGCAGACATTTTCACAGGAGTGGGAAAGCTTAGGGATTTCCGGTTGAAGCTGCACGTAAAAGAGAATGTCACACCCATTGCACAACTTGTGAGAAGCCTTCCCTTTGGACTGAGAAGCAAGGTTGCTGAGAAGTTGGAAGGATAA